TCGGATGCGCCCTTGCCGATGGCCCTGGATTCGGGCGGCAGCTTGTGGCCGAACCCGTGCACCATGAACAGGGCTTCGGGGTGGACGCATTCGGTCACGAAAGCCTTGAGCTTGCCGGTCTGCCCTTTGCCCGAGAAAATCTCGACCATGTCGCCATCGGCGATGCCCAGCTTTTCGGCGCGGCTGGGGTGAATCCAGGCCGTGTTTTCAGGCATCTGCTCGGCCAGTAGCGGGTTGTTCACGGTGTGCCCCTGGGTGTGGACGCCGACTCGGCCGAAGGCGATGCGGAACATGCCTTCTGGCGGGCTTGCCGGCGAGACGTACGAGGGAAGGGTCTCGTGTCCGGCCTTGGCCCACTTGCCGCTGACCATCTCGATCTTGCCCGAAGGCGTCGGCAGCTTGACCTCGGACATGGGGCGGTAGAGGGGCTTGTCGGCCAGTTCCACGAAGCCTTTGGCGTCGAAGTCCTCGATGGTCACGCCCGTGTCCTGGAGCTGGTAGTTCCAGATGTCCTCGATGCTGTCGAAAGCCAGGCCGTCGACGCCCAGGCGTTTGGCCAGACCGCAGAGGATTTCCCACTCGGCCTTGGAGTCGAAGGTGGGTTCCTGGGCCCGCTTGCGCACGAAGAACTGGGGCTTGAGACCCGACTTTCCGGCGATGATGCTTTCCCGCGCCAGGTAGGTGGACAGGGGCAGAACCACGTCGGAGTGCCAGGCCGTGTCGGACCAGGAGAAGGTGACGCTGACCAGCAGGTCGAGCTTTTCCCATTTCTTCTTCACGGCCTCGGGGTCCGGCATGGCCATGAGGGGGTCGTGGCGGAAACACAGGTAGGCTCGGATGGGGTACGGCTCGCCCGTGACGATGGCGTCGTAGGCCAGGTTGACGAGGCCCGGGCCGGCGTCGAACTGCGGGTACTTCCAGCCCACGCCGTCGGCGCGCTTCTCTTCGGGTTTGGGGAAGAGGTCCACAAGCTTCTTGAGGCCTTTGCGGCCCACTTCCTTGGCCGTGTTGACGAAGGGCAGGCCGCCCTTGGCGCCGAAGGCCCCCAGCAGGGCGTTGATGATGTAGGCCGTGCGGCAGACCTGGAAGGAGTCGTTGTAGCGGGCGACCATCCAGCCCGGATGCCAGATGACGCTGGGCGCAGCGGCGGACAGCTGGCGGGCCAGATCGCGGATGCCCTCGGCCGTGGCGCCGGTCTCGGCGGCGGCCCACTCGGGCGTGTAGGGTTTGACGAATTCCTTGAGGCGGTCGAAGCCTTCCACGAACTGCTCGACGTATTCCTTGTTGTAGAGGTCATCGTAGATCAGGGCGTGGATGACGCCCAGGTTGAAGGCGTAGTCCGTGCCGGGGCGGATCAGGAAGAAGTTGTCGGCCTTGCTCGCGCTGACCGTGCCGCGGATGTCGATGACGGTCAGCTTGGCCCCGCCGGCGATGCCGTCCAGAGTCGCATTGACCTCGGCGACGTTGATGGCCTCCATGATGTTGCGGGTCTGGAGGATGATGTGCTTGGCGTTGCGCAGGTCATAGGCGACCATCTTGCGGCCCACGCCGATGACGGACTGGGCGCCATGCTGCACGTTGCGGGCGCAGGACGCGTCGTGGTTGCAGTAGTTGGGCGATCCGATGCCGCGCATGAACGCCTGATGCAGGTCGGGGAAGGGGCCGCCGCGGTCGGACCAGAGCACGGAACGCGGGCCGTGTTCGGCCATGATGCCTTGGAGCTTGTTGGCCACGTAGTGCAGGGCTTCGTCCCAGGACACGGCCTTCCACTTGCCTTCGCCGCGTTCGCCCACGCGGATCAGCGGCGTCTGGGGTTTTTCCGGATCCTGCTCCAGGGCGATGCCCGCAGCGCCGCGGGCGCACAGTCCGCCTTTGAGGGGGGAAAATTCGTTACCCTGGATGCGCGCGGCCTTTCCGTCCCGCACGTCCACCTGGATGGGGCAGCGCACGGTGCACATGCCGCAGACACTGAACACTGATTTGGTTGCCGTCATGGCCTTCTCCCGGTGCTAAAGCGCGAAGCACGAATACGCCGGCCTCGCTGGGGTTTTCACGATATGATTTCTCGTCACTAACTCCAGACGGCTTTTCTGCAAAACGGAGGGCCAGAAAGTTCATTATTTCACAAAGCAAAGTCGGTGCGTCGTGGGTGTATCGGCCTCGGGCGGCTTCGCTTGTGCCAAAAGTGCGCAATCAGCCCGAGTCGGGCATGGATCGAACCGGCAGGAGCCTTACGGCGCAGACGGCCGGGGCGTTTCCGTGGCCACGTCGGCGCCGAGGATGGCCATTCCGCGGATGCGGTCCAGAAAGGCGCCCCACCTGACGTCCGGTCTGTCCTCACCCGGCCGGAGGGTCGAGATGGCGAGGCGGCCGATGACGGCTCGTCCTGTCCCGCCGTCTGGCAGGACGGTGCGTACTCCCCAGATGTTGTGCAGCAGCAGCGGTTCGCCACGCGGGTCGGTGCCCAGGTAGAGCCCGATGTGGCCCGGCATGGAGATGAGCGAGAGGAACGGTTTGCCCTGGCTGCGGATGGTCGAGAGCTTCTGCTCGGCGTTCAGGCCTTCGAGGCTGATCTGGCGTTCGCCTTGCCTGGCCTGCTGCGACGAATTGCGCGGCAGCCAGATGCCGAAGGGCAGGAACAGGTCGCGCAGGGTGGATGAGCAGTCCCGGTTTTCATACAACCCACCCCAGCCGTACAGCTGGCCCGCCATGGCGTCGGCCAGGCCCGCCACCGCGCGCGATGTCAGGGGAAGGGGCATGGGAGCGGCCTGAAGCGTTCCGAGCTGTGCCAGCCCCACTTGCGCCCTGCCGTCGGCATCGCGCAGTGGGACTTTGACCACGAGGTCCTGGCCCGTGCGGGCATGGAGGGGGAAAATGGCGCCGATATGCGCCTGTCCAAGATATCTCCCGCCTCCGATGAGCGGCGTGTCGTCCGCGCGCACGGCGGCCATGACCCGCGTGCGGTAGCCTTTGCGGAACGGTTCGTCGGTCAGGGCCACATCCTCGTGGCGCACCCAGCCGGAGGTGAAGGCCGTCTCCACATAGACCCAGGCCCGGTCCCGGGATTCGTGGGAGATGAAGACCGGCGTGCCCAGCCACAGGGCGCTGTTCTGGAAATAG
This genomic interval from Desulfomicrobium escambiense DSM 10707 contains the following:
- a CDS encoding molybdopterin-dependent oxidoreductase → MTATKSVFSVCGMCTVRCPIQVDVRDGKAARIQGNEFSPLKGGLCARGAAGIALEQDPEKPQTPLIRVGERGEGKWKAVSWDEALHYVANKLQGIMAEHGPRSVLWSDRGGPFPDLHQAFMRGIGSPNYCNHDASCARNVQHGAQSVIGVGRKMVAYDLRNAKHIILQTRNIMEAINVAEVNATLDGIAGGAKLTVIDIRGTVSASKADNFFLIRPGTDYAFNLGVIHALIYDDLYNKEYVEQFVEGFDRLKEFVKPYTPEWAAAETGATAEGIRDLARQLSAAAPSVIWHPGWMVARYNDSFQVCRTAYIINALLGAFGAKGGLPFVNTAKEVGRKGLKKLVDLFPKPEEKRADGVGWKYPQFDAGPGLVNLAYDAIVTGEPYPIRAYLCFRHDPLMAMPDPEAVKKKWEKLDLLVSVTFSWSDTAWHSDVVLPLSTYLARESIIAGKSGLKPQFFVRKRAQEPTFDSKAEWEILCGLAKRLGVDGLAFDSIEDIWNYQLQDTGVTIEDFDAKGFVELADKPLYRPMSEVKLPTPSGKIEMVSGKWAKAGHETLPSYVSPASPPEGMFRIAFGRVGVHTQGHTVNNPLLAEQMPENTAWIHPSRAEKLGIADGDMVEIFSGKGQTGKLKAFVTECVHPEALFMVHGFGHKLPPESRAIGKGASDNELMPGGLESWDKGGGCLSMQEHFVGVRKI
- a CDS encoding SH3 domain-containing protein — its product is MKRLLGLWLLSACTAVAALTGCAAKQAPQPPQPPAPVQAEIPTLPETVPEVLLHVPQRVEQAVPLSDEPLLGLAEQIVLHERALERFFAPWDLALTSIPAKEAFWGTAAYGSKQGYAENLRPYPRERWDTVVALQDMAFYPSMAAPAIVTRNTALRVLPSLRPFFLDPSLPGEGFPFDYFQNSALWLGTPVFISHESRDRAWVYVETAFTSGWVRHEDVALTDEPFRKGYRTRVMAAVRADDTPLIGGGRYLGQAHIGAIFPLHARTGQDLVVKVPLRDADGRAQVGLAQLGTLQAAPMPLPLTSRAVAGLADAMAGQLYGWGGLYENRDCSSTLRDLFLPFGIWLPRNSSQQARQGERQISLEGLNAEQKLSTIRSQGKPFLSLISMPGHIGLYLGTDPRGEPLLLHNIWGVRTVLPDGGTGRAVIGRLAISTLRPGEDRPDVRWGAFLDRIRGMAILGADVATETPRPSAP